Part of the Streptomyces antimycoticus genome, CTTGGAGACCTGGGCCAGCGCGGCGACATCACCGATCGTGGGCCGACTGCCCCCGCCCCGGCGTGGCCGGGGAGGCGTCGCCTGGCGGGAACCGTCCGCCGATCCACCCGGTTTGTCCTGGCCCCGCACCATACCGCCTCGCCTTCCAGTGATTCGGGACGTACGGCTCCTGGGTGGCAGAACTCTGAGCCACCCGGGTCACCGAAACGTTTCGCACCCGTCCTTGACGCTTAGATATTAAACCGGTTTGATGACGCTCGTAACCCCGCGGTGATCATTCTGACGGGGCGGGCCGGCAGCGACGAGAGGGGAGTCGCTTCGGACCCTCAACCACCCGCATGGAGAGGAGTTGGGCACAATGAGGCGTTTTCCGCGTGTAACGGTGCTGACCGCCGCCGCAGCGCTTGTCCTGCCATTGTCCGCCTGCGGTTCGGGCGATGCCGACGGCGGCAAGCCGACCTCGGGACCGATCGACATCTGGTACTCGACGAACGAGCAGGAGCAGGTCTGGGCCAAGGCCACAGTGGATGCCTGGAACGCCGAGCACACCAAGGAGAAGGTCACCGCCAAGGCGGTTCCGTCGGGCAAGTCCACCGAAGACGTCATCGGGGCCGCGATCACCGCGGGCAACACCCCGTGCCTCGTCTACAACACCGCTCCGGCGGCGGTCGCCGCATTCCAGAAGCAGGGCGGCCTGGTGAATCTCTCGGACACCTTCGGCGATGCCGAGTCCTTCATCAAGAAGCGCTCCGGCGGTGCCGCGGACGGCTTCCGTTCCCCGGACGGCAAGTTGTATCAAGTGCCGTGGAAAACCAACCCGTTCATGCTCTATTACAACAAGGACGTCTTCAAGAAGGCCGGCCTGGACGCCGAGAATCCGAAGCTGAGCACGTACGACGATGTGCTGGCCGCGGCGAAGAAGATCAAGAGCAGTAAGGCGGCGAAGTTCACCTTGTATCCGCCGGCGACCAGTGACTACACCAATGCGCTGTTCGACTTCTATCCGCTGTACCTGGCCAACTCCGGCGGCACGCAATTGGTGAAGGACAAGAAGGCCACCTTCACTTCCGACGCCGGACGGCAGACCCTCGGCTTCTGGCAGCAGATGTACGCAGGCGGATACTCGTCCCCGGAGGCGTACAGCGGCGACATGTGGGCGGGCCCGTTCGCCGACGGGGTGGCCGCCATGGGCATCGCCGGGCCGTGGGGCAAGGGACAGTTCGACGGCAAGGTGAAGTACGGCGTGGTGCCGCTGCCCACGGCCGAGGGAATACCGGCAGACAAGACATCGACGTTCGCGGACTCCAAGAACGTCGGTCTGTTCACCTCGTGCAAGCACAAGCGGACCGCCTGGGAATTCGCCAAGTTCTCGATGAGCGCGAAGAACGACGCGGCACTGCTGGAGGAGACGGGGCAGTTCCCCACCCGCAGTGACGTGGCCGCCGTCGCGGGGGCTATCTCAAGGACAATCCCTTCTACCGGCCCTTCGCCGACGCGGTGCCGCGGGCGGTGGACGTGCCGAACATCGCCGGCTCGACCGAGGTGTGGAAGACGTTCCGCACAGCCTGGGAAGACGCGGTGCTGCCCGGGAAGGGCGATGTGAAGTCGACCTTTGACAAGGCCGCGCAGCAGATCGACGACCAGATCGCCGGCTGACGAGGCACACCATGAAATCACTCCGCGACAGCGGCGATGGGACCCAGGCCGCAGGTGATCCGCCCCGCGGCCGGCACCCCCGGCCATCGCCCCGCCACGCACCGCCGGCAGCCGCAACCGAACGCCGTATCCCGGGTCGCCGGCCCGGCGCCTCGCGGCTCCAGCGTTGGCTGGGCAACAGCCCGCTCGGGCTCGTCCTGACCGCGCCGTACACCGCCTACGTCCTGGTCGTGTTCATCATCCCGTTCGGGGTCGGCGTATGGATGGCCTTCCACGACTACTTCTTCACCGCGCCCGGCGTCTCCGTGCCGCACCCGTTCGTCGGGTTCGACAACTTCACCGAGGTCCTCGGCGAGGAGAAGACCCAGCGCGCCTTCGCCAACCTCGGGTTGTTCATGGCGATCAACATTCCGCTGACCGTGGTGCTGGCGCTCGCGCTGGCGTCGGCACTGAATGCCGCGACTCACTGGCGCGGATTCTTCCGGGTGGCGTACTACGTGCCGTATGTGACGGCCTCGGTCGCCACGCTGGCGGTCTGGCTGTTTCTGTTCAATGGCTCCGGTGCCGTCAACAACGTCCTCGGCCCCTGGGCCCCGGACCCGTCCTGGCTGGCGAACAAGCACTTGGTGATGCCGCTCATCGCCGTCTACGTCACCTGGAAGCAGCTCGGGTTCTACATCCTGCTCTACCTCGCCGCGCTACAGAACGTGCCCAAGGAGCTGCACGAGGCGGCACTGACCGACGGAGCCGGGCGCTGGCAGGCGTTCCGGGCCGTCACCCTGCCGGCCGTCCGGCCCGTCACCTCGCTCGTCATCCTGCTGTCGATCATCACTGCCGGGCAACTCTTCACCGAGCCGTTCCTGCTCACCGGCGGCGGCCCGAGCGGCGCCTCGCTCACCCCCGCGCTGCTGGTGTACCAGCGGGGTATCGAGCAGGGCGAGCCGGATGCCGCGGCAGCCATCGGACTGATTCTCGTCACCGGCGTGCTCATCATCGCGACCGTCGCCCGGCGCGTCATGGAGAGGGACTGATATGGCCCACATCGCGCGCATCGCCCGCATCCTGCGCTACGCCACGCTCGGCCTCGGCGCCATCGCCGCGCTGCTGCCGTTCTACTACATGCTCATCGGGGCGCTGCAGAAGAAGCGCGACACCGGCCTCGGCGGCCTGCTGCCGAAGCCGAGCAACCTGACCCTGGACAACCTCGCGGGTATCGACGACTCGTTCAGCCTGTTGGGTGCCCTGGCCAACTCGCTGATCATGACGGTGGGGGTGGTGGTCTGCACGCTGGTCTTCGGCCTGCTGGCCGGCTACGCCCTGGCGATCCTGCGCTTCCGCGGCCGCGGTCTGGTGTTCGCGCTCGTCCTGCTGGTCCAGGCGATCCCGTTCCAGTTGCTGATGATCCCGCTGTACGTGATGGTGGTGCGTTACTTCGGCCTCGCCGACAGCTACGCCGGAATGATCCTGCCGTTCGCCATCAACTCCGTCGCCGTGCTCATCTTCCGCCAGTACTTCCTCCAGATCCCGCGCGAGATCTTCGACGCGGCGCGCATGGACGGAGCGAGTGAGCTGCGCATCCTGCGCTCTGTGGCGGTGCCACTGGTGCGCCCGGCGATTCTCACAGCCATGCTGGTGACCTTCATCGGCCCGTGGAACGAGTTCCTCTGGCCGTTCCTGGTGACCAAGGACCAGGGGATGCAGCCCCTCGCGGTCAGCCTGGCGAACTTCTCGCAGGCCAATTCCACCTTCCAGGCCAACCCCATGGGTGCTGTGCTCGCCGGTGCCTGCGTGCTGGCGGTGCCGGCCGTCGTCCTCTTCCTGCTCTTCCAGCGCCACTTCACCTCTGCCAACCTCGGATCCGCGATCAAAGGCTAGGTATGACCCAGCGCAACACCGAAACCGCGCTCCCGTACGCACTCAAGCGGGTCGGCGTGCTCATGAACGCCGACCCCACCGACCCCCTGGAGGCCGAGGGCGTCCTCAATCCGGCCACCGCCTGGGGACCCGACGGCGAGCTCTATCTTTTCCCCCGCATGGTCGCGACAGGCAATGTCTCCCGGATCGGCCGCGCCCGTGTCGTGATCGAAGACGGCGTACCGGTCGGCGTCGAGCGCCAGGGCGTGGTGCTGTCCCCGGACGAAGGCTTCGAGCGGGGCGCACACAATGCCGGCGTGGAGGACCCCCGCATCACCTTCATCCCCGACCTGGGCGTACACGTCATGACGTACGTCGCCTACGGGCCGCTCGGTCCGCGGCCCGCGTTGGCCGTCTCTACGGACACGATCAGCTGGCGCCGTCTGGGCCCACTGCATTTCACGTATCAGTCGCACCTGTCCACCGACTTGAACTTCTTCCCCAATAAAGACCTTGTCTTCTTCCCCGAGATCGTGCCCGGCCCCGACGGCCGTGCGAGCTTCGCGATGCTGCACCGGCCGATGTGGGACCTGGACTGGCTGCGCCCGGGCGAGGGCGCCCCGGCCCCGGCCGGGGTGGCCGACGGCCGCCCGTCGATCTGGATCGCGTACGTAGACGCCGAGGCGGCCCGCCGCGATCTTTCGGCGCTGACCTCGCTGCGGCACTCCGCTCCGGTGGCCGCTCCGGAGATGCCGTTCGAGGTGGCGAAGATCGGTGCGGGTCCGCCGCCGCTGCGGGTGCCCGAGGGCTGGCTGCTCATCCACCATGGGGTGACCGGCCCGGTCGCGAGGGGCTTTGAGCTCAGCCATGGCGCCGTCTACCGGGCCGGGGGCATGCTGCTGGACCCGGACAATCCGGCGCGGGTGCTGGCGCGCTCGCAGGAGCCGTGGCTGTCTCCGGAGACCCGCGAGGAGACGGTAGGAACGCTTGGCAACGTTGTCTTCCCGACGGCGGTCGAGCGCATCGCGGGGACCGTCTATGTGTTCTACGGGATGGCGGACAGCGCGATCGGCGTAGCCGCCCTGGAGCGGACCGCGGACTGACGCCTCTGACCTGAACCGGCTTGCGGCCGACGGCTCCTCGCCGTCGGCCGCAAGCCGGTTTACGTCTGTGCTTCGCGTCACCTGAGGGGCTGTGTCACCGTCTTGCCGAGGTTCGGGCCGGCGCCCAGCGGGAAGCTGGCGCGACGGGCGCGGCCGGGTGCGGCAAGGGTGACGGAGACCGTCAGGCCGGGCTGGTCGGGGTTGGCGACGCTGGCCACGGCGGAGCCACCGTCCTCGTTGAGCATGATGATGGCCGGCTGATCGACTCGCAGCGTGCGACCTGATCCCAGGTCGAGGGAGCCCGCGGCATGGAAGGTCGCCATCGTCAGCCGCAGCCGCGGGTGGCGGACTGCTTGGACCTGCTCGTCGTTGCGCAGGATCCTGACGACCGGCTTGGCCGCATAGGAGCGGACCTTTTCGGGTGTCGCGCCGGGCAGGAGGACGTAGGCGTACTTGGCTCCGTCCGGGCTGGTTCCGTGGTCAAAGAAGAGGGTGAAGGCATTCCGCTTCACTGGATCACGGTCGAGCCAGCTCCCGGTCTGCTCCTTGTTCGAGACCTTCAACGGCCCGCCCTCAGGGAAGACGTAGCCGATCTCGTCGTTGTACGCCCATGAGGCGCCGGTGGCAGCTGAATCGGTCCCCGGGCGTACGGCCTTGCCGCCGACGGAGGCATTGGACCGGGCCGCTCCCTGATTGACGGTCGTATGGACGGCATACTGCGAGGTGGAACTGATCCCGGCGCCGAGCGCGACCATCTCATCGTCGAAGTAGAAGTAGCTCTTGCGCCCGGTGGTCGAGAACCGGTCGAGGGTGAAGACGCTTGCCCCGTAACGCCCGTCGGAAACGCCGCCGGTGAAACTGCCGCGGTTGGCGGGACTCGACTGCGTCGTCACCTTGGTGTAAGGCGCGGTGACACCCGGGTAGTGGAACCAGTCGAAGGCGGGTACGAGGTCGTCGTATTCCCGGTTCGTGACCTGGATCGAGGTGGCTCCCGCCGCGTTCCAGTCGATCTCGTTGCCGACTTCGGGCCGGAAGGTGGAGCGGTACTCGCTGCCCTTCATACGAGGGGAATTGACCCTGGTGAAGATTCCATACGCGTCCCGCAGATGCGAAGAGAACTCCGAGCGCCAGAAATACTTATGCCCGATGACGCCGTTCTCCCGGCTCTTCCCGCGGATATTGTCGGCAAGCCGCTGATATGCCGCCGAGTTTCTCTCATCGGCCCGGACCATCCGGTCGAGCGGCTCGAGGAAGTCGGCCGCGTAACTCGTAATGCCGTCGATGGTGTTGGGGGACGGTACCCGAGGTACATCATCCCGATCTCCCCGCGGATCAGCCAGCGGGTCCCGTCGAGGATGTAGAAGGCGATGGCGTCGATGTCCTCGGGCGAGAAGGCGAAGCTGGTGCCGCGCGCGACATCGGCCCAGGCCGCGACGATGGTGAACAGGGCCATGCCGTAGCCCTCGCTGTAGAGCTGCGCCCCATGCGCCCAGAAGGACGAGTCCACCTGGACAGCCTCGGTGACCTTACCGCTGCCATCGACGGCGACCGTCTGCGACATGGTGGCGTAACCCTGCTCGATGTCGGCGGTCGCGTGCTTCGCGACGGCCTCATAGAGGTAGTTCTCGGTCCTCCAGGAGCCGTTCGCCCCGGCCGGGTCCAGGCGGCCGGTGTTGTGGACGTACGTCACCTCCCGCGCCTCGGTGCTGAGTTTGTCGCCGACGAAGATCGACACCCGGCCCATGGCCATCGACTTGCCGATCTCGACTTCCCACCAGTTCGTGCTGGTCGGTTTGACACTGTCCCAGTAGAGAAGCGCGCGGTTCAGGGCCTCGATCAGCTCCGGTTTGCCGTAGCCCGCGGCACCCGGGTCACGGTAGGCATGAGCCATCGCGATCATGCGGTACAGCGCGTGATAGGGCGACCAGACCCGGCCGTTGGCGGAACTGGTGGTGTCGCCGTAGTCCACATTGGGCCACGAGCCGTCGGCGCGCAGGGACTCGACATAGGCCAGGGCCTCGGACGTACGGGCGAGGAAGATGCCATTGGCGATTCTCACCTGGTCGCCTTGGGCAAGAAACCGCTGTTGCAGGCGTTCGATGATGAGCTGAATGTCATCCGTCGCCGCTTGACTTCCACTGGCTTCGGCAGCCCGCGCGAGAGTCGGCACTGACAGCGTCAGTCCGGCGACACCGGCGGCGAGCCCGAGGCCCCCGAGTAGGACGCGACGTCGATCGGGCAGGGGAACCACTCCATTTTCCGTCATGCGGACTCCTTTGGGCGCACCCAGATCCTGTCAACGTTGCCGTGGGGGGCGTGCGTCGGTTGACGAGGTCTTCCGGGTGCTGATTCGGTCACGGCTTCGGCTTGGTGCACACCGATTTCTAAACCGGTTTGAAAGTGACTCGTAAACAGTTACCGGCTGCGGCCTGGGTACGTCAACAGTCGCGACGCCGGGAGGGCGCGGGTGCTTCGGCCCCTAGCGAGCTCGTGCATGGTTGGTGGTGAGACGTCGAGGTCGTGATCGTTGATCATGGTCGTGTGGTGGGGAATGCGACTCGTGCAGTGATCATCAGCAACCGACGGATCACGGGCCTGACGGCCGAGGTGATCGCTGAACTCGTCGCCGAGGTCGGCCCGTTGTGGCACGAGCGTCACCAGGCCAGGCTTGCCTCCCGGCCGCGGAAGCGGGCCATGGGCGCTGGCGCGAAACACCAGCTAATGTTCGTCGACCGGCTCCTGGCCGCTCTCGTCCATCTCCGCCACGGGACCACGCACGACGTGCTGGCCCGCTGGTTCGGCGTGGACCGCTCCACCATCACCCGAGCCATCGGTGAGGTGCGGCCCCTGCTCGCCGAGCGGGGGTGCACCATCGACCCCGACGTGCGGCCGCGAACTTTGGCCGAGGTCATCGACCATCCCGGCCCGACCGGAATGACCGGCATCATCGACGGCACCGAGATCCGGGTCCGCCCCCGGCCGTCGGTCGCCGGGACCGGGACCGGGACAAGTTCATCTCCGGCAAGAGCAAGCAGAACGCCGTCAAGGCCCATGGTGGTCACGGATGAGACGGACGGGTGCTGTTCCGCAGCCCCGCCAGACCCGGAAGCTGCGCGGACATCACCCAGGCGCGCCAGTTAGGGCTGGTCAAGCTGCTGGCCGGAGGGCCCGTGGTGGAGATCCTCGCGGATGCCGGCTACCAGGGCCTGGGAGCCCGGACCGGCGGGCGCGTGGTGACACCACCGCACCGCAAGTTCAAGAAGAATGCCCCGGACTGGTACGAGGAGATGCATGAGCGGCAGCGCAAGGCACATTCCTCGCGACGTATCCGGGTCGAGCACGGCATCGCCCACCTGAAGAACTGGCGGGCCCTTGCCCGCCACCTCGGCGGCCGCGAACACATGAGCGACACCGTTCAGGCCATTGCCGGCCTGCTGTCCCATCAGCAGACCGCGGACCTGAACCCGACACAGCAGGTGTGAACACCGAGCCCTGCCGAAGGCCTCGACGTCTCACCACCAACCATGCACGAGCTCGCTAGGATCTGTCGTCAAATGATCTTCGGTCGGGGATTATGGTCGGGTGATACGTCGCCATGAACTGTCCGATGCCGAGTGGGCCTTCGTGCAGCCGTTGCTGCCCCGGTCCGAGCGGGGCCGCAGGCGGCTGGACGACCGGACGGTCCTCAACGGGATCGTGTGGAAGTTCCGGACCGGTACGGCCTGGCGGGATGTGCCCGAGCGGTACGGTTCCTGGGCCACGCTGCACACCCGCTTCCGCCGGTGGGCCAAGGACGGCACCTTCGAGCGGATGCTCCGGGCCGCCCAGGCCAGGGCCGACGCGGCCGGGGACATCGAGTGGCTGGTGTCGGTCGACTCCACGATTGTCCGGGCCCACCAGCACGCGGCCGGGGCGCGAAAAGGGGGCTTTGCGCCCCGGGACTCGGCCGGTCCAGAGGCGGCCTGACCAGCAAGATCCACCTGGCCTGCGACGCTGTGGGGCGACCGCTCGCCTTCACCGTCACCGGCGGGAACACCAACGACTGCACCCAGTTCACCGCCGTGATGAAGGCGATCCGGGTGCCCCGGCTGGGACCGGGGCGGCCCCGGGTCCGCCCCGGCCACGTCATCGGCGACAAGGGCTACAGCTCCAAGGCCATACGCACCTGGCTGCGGCAACGGAACATCCGGCACACCATCCCGGAACGGTCCGACCAGATCCGCAACCGGCTCCGACGCGGCAGCCGTGGCGGACGTCCGCCGGCCTTCGACAAGCACGTCTACAAGCGGCGCAACGTCGTCGAACGGTGCTTCAACCGCCTCAAGCAGTGGCGCGGCATCGCC contains:
- a CDS encoding ABC transporter substrate-binding protein, producing MRRFPRVTVLTAAAALVLPLSACGSGDADGGKPTSGPIDIWYSTNEQEQVWAKATVDAWNAEHTKEKVTAKAVPSGKSTEDVIGAAITAGNTPCLVYNTAPAAVAAFQKQGGLVNLSDTFGDAESFIKKRSGGAADGFRSPDGKLYQVPWKTNPFMLYYNKDVFKKAGLDAENPKLSTYDDVLAAAKKIKSSKAAKFTLYPPATSDYTNALFDFYPLYLANSGGTQLVKDKKATFTSDAGRQTLGFWQQMYAGGYSSPEAYSGDMWAGPFADGVAAMGIAGPWGKGQFDGKVKYGVVPLPTAEGIPADKTSTFADSKNVGLFTSCKHKRTAWEFAKFSMSAKNDAALLEETGQFPTRSDVAAVAGAISRTIPSTGPSPTRCRGRWTCRTSPARPRCGRRSAQPGKTRCCPGRAM
- a CDS encoding carbohydrate ABC transporter permease; its protein translation is MKSLRDSGDGTQAAGDPPRGRHPRPSPRHAPPAAATERRIPGRRPGASRLQRWLGNSPLGLVLTAPYTAYVLVVFIIPFGVGVWMAFHDYFFTAPGVSVPHPFVGFDNFTEVLGEEKTQRAFANLGLFMAINIPLTVVLALALASALNAATHWRGFFRVAYYVPYVTASVATLAVWLFLFNGSGAVNNVLGPWAPDPSWLANKHLVMPLIAVYVTWKQLGFYILLYLAALQNVPKELHEAALTDGAGRWQAFRAVTLPAVRPVTSLVILLSIITAGQLFTEPFLLTGGGPSGASLTPALLVYQRGIEQGEPDAAAAIGLILVTGVLIIATVARRVMERD
- a CDS encoding carbohydrate ABC transporter permease encodes the protein MARIARILRYATLGLGAIAALLPFYYMLIGALQKKRDTGLGGLLPKPSNLTLDNLAGIDDSFSLLGALANSLIMTVGVVVCTLVFGLLAGYALAILRFRGRGLVFALVLLVQAIPFQLLMIPLYVMVVRYFGLADSYAGMILPFAINSVAVLIFRQYFLQIPREIFDAARMDGASELRILRSVAVPLVRPAILTAMLVTFIGPWNEFLWPFLVTKDQGMQPLAVSLANFSQANSTFQANPMGAVLAGACVLAVPAVVLFLLFQRHFTSANLGSAIKG
- a CDS encoding glycoside hydrolase family 130 protein; this encodes MTQRNTETALPYALKRVGVLMNADPTDPLEAEGVLNPATAWGPDGELYLFPRMVATGNVSRIGRARVVIEDGVPVGVERQGVVLSPDEGFERGAHNAGVEDPRITFIPDLGVHVMTYVAYGPLGPRPALAVSTDTISWRRLGPLHFTYQSHLSTDLNFFPNKDLVFFPEIVPGPDGRASFAMLHRPMWDLDWLRPGEGAPAPAGVADGRPSIWIAYVDAEAARRDLSALTSLRHSAPVAAPEMPFEVAKIGAGPPPLRVPEGWLLIHHGVTGPVARGFELSHGAVYRAGGMLLDPDNPARVLARSQEPWLSPETREETVGTLGNVVFPTAVERIAGTVYVFYGMADSAIGVAALERTAD
- a CDS encoding polysaccharide lyase family 8 super-sandwich domain-containing protein; amino-acid sequence: MGHKYFWRSEFSSHLRDAYGIFTRVNSPRMKGSEYRSTFRPEVGNEIDWNAAGATSIQVTNREYDDLVPAFDWFHYPGVTAPYTKVTTQSSPANRGSFTGGVSDGRYGASVFTLDRFSTTGRKSYFYFDDEMVALGAGISSTSQYAVHTTVNQGAARSNASVGGKAVRPGTDSAATGASWAYNDEIGYVFPEGGPLKVSNKEQTGSWLDRDPVKRNAFTLFFDHGTSPDGAKYAYVLLPGATPEKVRSYAAKPVVRILRNDEQVQAVRHPRLRLTMATFHAAGSLDLGSGRTLRVDQPAIIMLNEDGGSAVASVANPDQPGLTVSVTLAAPGRARRASFPLGAGPNLGKTVTQPLR
- a CDS encoding helix-turn-helix domain-containing protein, which codes for MIISNRRITGLTAEVIAELVAEVGPLWHERHQARLASRPRKRAMGAGAKHQLMFVDRLLAALVHLRHGTTHDVLARWFGVDRSTITRAIGEVRPLLAERGCTIDPDVRPRTLAEVIDHPGPTGMTGIIDGTEIRVRPRPSVAGTGTGTSSSPARASRTPSRPMVVTDETDGCCSAAPPDPEAARTSPRRAS
- a CDS encoding transposase family protein, with the protein product MLFRSPARPGSCADITQARQLGLVKLLAGGPVVEILADAGYQGLGARTGGRVVTPPHRKFKKNAPDWYEEMHERQRKAHSSRRIRVEHGIAHLKNWRALARHLGGREHMSDTVQAIAGLLSHQQTADLNPTQQV
- a CDS encoding IS5 family transposase (programmed frameshift), coding for MRRHELSDAEWAFVQPLLPRSERGRRRLDDRTVLNGIVWKFRTGTAWRDVPERYGSWATLHTRFRRWAKDGTFERMLRAAQARADAAGDIEWLVSVDSTIVRAHQHAAGAPKRGLCAPGLGRSRGGLTSKIHLACDAVGRPLAFTVTGGNTNDCTQFTAVMKAIRVPRLGPGRPRVRPGHVIGDKGYSSKAIRTWLRQRNIRHTIPERSDQIRNRLRRGSRGGRPPAFDKHVYKRRNVVERCFNRLKQWRGIATRYDKTAESYQAAITLASLLMWA